Proteins from a genomic interval of Marinobacter arenosus:
- a CDS encoding PilW family protein, with the protein MSLFIKQKQQGLSLIEIMIALTLGLILTAGLVQIFVSNQKSFSLTAASARVLESGRMSAELLARAVRNADYWGCSGGLGNAVNNLDPNGPGYNTATLGFGEGLEGTDNHSGTPGTGEPPALAGTDSFIVRGVGGAADIKIDQVMVQPSAVLHVNDSTSLDDGDIVFITDCQGGDIFQATNVNANGNVVHNTGSNSPGNYNPGNCTNGNGTGNAHCLSQVYDAGAAIYIPYFEQYYVGQGASGEPALFLRTGLMSGTNAGQTSDIELIEGIENMQVLYGDDSDGDGTADLWGKATDVTMADVVAMRVSLLSRSEANNVAPDQPNISLGGSTYGGDGRLRRVYTFTAAIRNRVGG; encoded by the coding sequence ATGAGTTTGTTTATAAAACAAAAGCAGCAGGGGCTTTCACTTATAGAAATCATGATTGCCCTCACACTTGGTCTGATTCTTACCGCAGGTCTGGTGCAGATATTTGTCAGCAATCAGAAAAGTTTTTCACTGACTGCGGCCAGTGCTCGGGTGCTGGAAAGTGGGCGGATGTCGGCAGAGTTACTCGCAAGGGCGGTTCGAAATGCTGATTATTGGGGGTGCTCTGGTGGGCTGGGTAATGCGGTAAACAATTTGGATCCGAATGGGCCCGGGTATAACACAGCGACTCTGGGGTTCGGAGAAGGCCTGGAAGGTACTGATAATCATAGTGGGACCCCCGGAACAGGAGAACCACCAGCTCTGGCAGGTACGGACAGCTTTATCGTACGTGGCGTTGGTGGAGCGGCTGATATCAAAATTGACCAGGTAATGGTTCAGCCCTCGGCGGTTCTTCATGTTAATGATTCGACCTCGCTCGATGATGGCGACATTGTTTTCATCACAGATTGTCAAGGCGGCGATATATTTCAGGCTACGAATGTCAATGCCAACGGAAATGTTGTCCACAACACCGGCAGCAATTCCCCTGGCAATTACAACCCGGGCAACTGTACTAACGGCAACGGTACCGGTAACGCTCACTGTCTGTCGCAGGTCTACGATGCTGGCGCCGCAATCTATATCCCGTATTTTGAGCAATATTATGTAGGGCAAGGAGCCAGTGGCGAGCCCGCTCTGTTTTTGCGAACGGGCTTAATGTCGGGGACTAACGCTGGCCAGACCTCTGATATCGAATTGATTGAAGGCATTGAAAATATGCAGGTTCTTTATGGGGATGATAGCGACGGAGATGGAACTGCGGATCTGTGGGGCAAAGCCACTGATGTCACTATGGCGGATGTTGTGGCCATGCGGGTCAGCCTTCTGAGCCGCTCCGAAGCAAATAATGTGGCGCCAGATCAACCCAATATCTCCTTGGGTGGCAGCACCTATGGGGGGGATGGTCGCTTACGCCGGGTCTACACCTTTACCGCAGCGATTCGAAACAGGGTTGGAGGATAG
- a CDS encoding pilus assembly PilX family protein, giving the protein MQSPLVRRQKGAVLLTSLLILLVLTLLAISGMQGAQLQEKMTSAVRDGQTALEAAEYAVREAEEYLEQNTVTLGNFGTSGGLYTRANAPDPMADTTWSSSDTKSVAATGFPGTLAENPRYFVEYIGITTSAEAPGDLQITNYDDFTGGSKPLGFRIVGWSSGRSGETRRIVESYYGTAK; this is encoded by the coding sequence GTGCAGTCACCACTGGTTCGTCGTCAGAAGGGGGCAGTTCTCCTTACGAGTCTGTTAATTCTGCTGGTGCTCACCCTTCTGGCCATTTCGGGCATGCAGGGCGCGCAGTTGCAGGAAAAAATGACATCGGCAGTGCGAGATGGGCAAACGGCCCTTGAGGCGGCCGAATACGCCGTTCGCGAGGCAGAGGAATATCTGGAGCAAAATACAGTGACATTGGGTAATTTTGGAACCAGTGGCGGTCTGTATACCCGTGCCAATGCCCCTGACCCAATGGCCGATACGACTTGGTCCAGCTCTGATACCAAATCGGTCGCTGCGACTGGTTTCCCGGGAACCCTTGCAGAGAACCCACGCTATTTCGTGGAGTACATTGGTATCACGACTTCAGCAGAGGCACCGGGTGATCTTCAGATTACCAACTACGACGACTTTACTGGTGGATCAAAGCCCCTGGGATTCAGGATTGTGGGGTGGAGCTCTGGCCGAAGCGGGGAGACCCGCCGGATTGTTGAATCATATTACGGCACCGCGAAGTAA
- a CDS encoding pilus assembly protein: protein MRLKLNTLIGSLLLVLPTVGYNAPVTPASQPLFLSQAVKHNIMLGMDDSGSMDFEVLLPTNDGALWLNENGSFVNYNGGFVPGPDLPKYAYLFPNGRSADYANGAAIGSRHAIPPLRAYAFARSPIYNKAYYDPSVTYNTWPSFGTIQYPEYNGTQAPYDPNEYDATDPDTYLNLVADKANTDDRDNWGFDIASEAMVCDAQGTTGTDTDNCDVDANGQKNYSYWPATYWVLDDTSEVQFSPDLVGGESFHTDNSTLLESEDATLLNGYESASQSSTVARGVWTNSASGDDYIASNTGAQNDSPASQYGQASISFTVPVAGDYQVWIRKISKDSDSDSLWVNLEGFGPSASVPSNALTLTSTNNSFSEDASGEYWVKWWQDLKLSNDWSWDSVGTATLNADTSYTIRIRARERLVPVDQILISKVSGSVPSGAMSLQSPPQRVTLNCSGMTAGYYYDFFRRAPGAFDFPGDSDEDYALTPDGRCLKRVEIRSSVSTYASGRTYENELQNFSNWFTYYRRRHQAMRGGLASAFQGIGGVQTGIFWINDQRQVTMYDLNTVSSKEAFLSDVYDHVNSGGTALRSALNHARTQYERTGEGAPITKECQKNFTLLFTDGYATDTGFSDADIGNADGSAGSPYQDSYSNTLADIAYQMATTNPRADLTPAGQVAVPAACSEDNPPAYLDCNTNLHVNTYTVGLGAKGTVLGNGYSNVRGAYDSPPTWPDVSATSDLTQIDDLYHAAVNGKGEIYNAQSPAQLQSALSGSIRNIISSLGSASGVTFNSATLESDSLIFSALFNSTSWSGNVEARALNPTNGSIATTRSWSAADELENQLPSNRVILTYSNDGNDGVAFQWANLDTGQQADLSMGPGGSADDLGDERVAYLRGATTLEGQQFRNRDRKLGDIVNSTPLFVGPPRMNWPDAEPFGTEALRYSAFRGNATNVARTAMVYVGANDGMLHGFKAVESSADGGGDELLAYVPRSIFSASENEGLHYLTDPAYRHRYYVDLSPQAVDVFMPSTAGGTEAWRTVLIGGLRGGGAGLFALDITNPANFSEANAGDLVLWEFDDSDLAQLNYQLEQPVAVMMNNDRWALVMGNGFNNGDGTNSADDETGLLILYMDGGLDGTWTAGTDYKFIKVGDTGGLGAVNAIDTDGDRVVDRIYGGDLEGNLWAFDVSSSNAGQWGSAFAVTGADAGPVPLFTAPLVDSDGDGTVDTPQPIAMRPLVLRNTLSPPETEGGSGEDFLIYFSTGKYFENGDLTDNSAQAMYGVWDRGDSSLTKDDLQQQVIVTSGNLRNITGGTIDWAGETEREYGWFMNLPEAGERGLNSPKFRGEVLFFETYTPNSDACASGGSSWFMSVSMDGVEPPFAVFDANNDGNITSDDGTYAGQRISDSSTGATGILGNSQYFQNINGEPDQREVNYGEDTNRAGRLGWREIMDL from the coding sequence ATGCGTTTAAAGCTTAATACCCTCATCGGTTCACTACTGCTGGTGCTGCCAACCGTGGGATACAATGCGCCAGTGACACCCGCTTCCCAGCCGCTGTTTCTTAGTCAGGCGGTCAAGCATAACATTATGCTGGGCATGGACGATTCTGGAAGTATGGACTTTGAGGTGCTACTTCCGACCAATGACGGGGCTCTATGGCTTAACGAAAATGGGTCGTTTGTTAACTACAATGGCGGGTTCGTACCCGGGCCTGATTTGCCCAAATATGCGTATCTTTTCCCCAATGGACGGTCTGCTGACTACGCGAACGGTGCGGCCATCGGGAGTCGGCATGCAATTCCGCCACTGAGGGCATACGCCTTTGCGCGCAGCCCAATTTATAACAAAGCTTACTACGATCCATCCGTGACTTATAATACTTGGCCGTCCTTCGGTACTATTCAATACCCAGAGTACAACGGCACGCAAGCTCCGTATGATCCGAACGAGTACGACGCTACAGACCCTGATACTTATCTCAACCTCGTTGCGGACAAGGCTAACACAGATGACCGAGACAACTGGGGTTTTGATATAGCCAGTGAAGCCATGGTCTGTGACGCTCAGGGAACCACTGGAACAGACACTGACAATTGTGACGTTGATGCAAATGGCCAAAAGAATTACAGCTACTGGCCTGCAACCTACTGGGTTCTTGATGACACATCTGAAGTACAGTTCTCTCCTGATCTGGTTGGTGGAGAGTCCTTCCATACGGATAACTCGACCTTGTTGGAATCAGAAGATGCAACGCTTCTGAATGGGTACGAATCGGCAAGTCAGAGCAGCACGGTGGCACGGGGGGTATGGACGAATTCAGCCTCGGGAGACGATTACATCGCGTCGAACACGGGAGCTCAGAACGATTCACCCGCATCGCAATATGGTCAAGCCAGCATCTCATTTACGGTTCCGGTTGCTGGAGACTACCAAGTTTGGATTCGAAAGATTTCCAAAGATTCGGATTCCGATTCGCTGTGGGTCAACCTTGAAGGGTTTGGGCCGTCCGCGTCAGTCCCATCGAATGCATTGACGCTTACATCGACCAACAACTCGTTTTCCGAGGATGCGTCTGGTGAATACTGGGTAAAATGGTGGCAGGATCTGAAACTTTCCAACGACTGGAGTTGGGACTCAGTTGGTACGGCAACCCTGAATGCCGATACTTCGTACACGATACGCATTCGCGCTCGAGAGCGATTGGTTCCTGTCGATCAAATACTGATTTCAAAAGTCAGCGGGAGTGTCCCATCGGGAGCTATGTCCCTTCAGTCACCCCCGCAACGGGTCACCCTTAACTGCTCCGGGATGACTGCGGGGTATTATTATGATTTTTTCCGTCGGGCGCCGGGGGCTTTCGACTTCCCGGGTGACAGCGATGAGGACTACGCGCTGACACCGGACGGCCGATGCCTGAAGCGGGTCGAGATCCGCAGTTCTGTGAGCACGTATGCCTCTGGTAGAACCTACGAGAATGAGTTGCAGAACTTCTCCAATTGGTTCACATACTACCGCAGGCGCCATCAGGCGATGCGCGGCGGGCTGGCTAGTGCATTCCAGGGAATTGGAGGCGTGCAAACCGGTATCTTCTGGATCAATGATCAGCGCCAGGTCACCATGTATGACCTCAACACGGTCAGTTCGAAAGAAGCTTTTCTCAGCGACGTTTATGACCATGTTAATAGTGGCGGTACAGCGTTACGGTCAGCTTTGAATCATGCGCGAACACAGTACGAACGCACAGGTGAAGGGGCGCCGATCACCAAGGAATGCCAGAAGAACTTCACCCTCCTTTTTACGGATGGCTACGCTACCGATACCGGTTTCTCCGATGCTGATATCGGAAACGCTGATGGCTCGGCTGGCAGTCCTTATCAGGACAGTTACTCCAACACCTTGGCTGATATTGCCTACCAAATGGCGACAACAAATCCCCGGGCAGACTTAACTCCTGCTGGCCAGGTTGCGGTACCGGCCGCCTGTAGCGAGGATAACCCCCCTGCTTACCTTGATTGCAACACTAATTTGCACGTGAACACTTACACGGTCGGGTTAGGTGCCAAGGGTACGGTTCTGGGGAATGGCTATAGCAATGTGCGAGGGGCTTATGACAGCCCTCCGACTTGGCCGGATGTAAGTGCGACGTCTGATCTGACCCAGATCGATGACCTGTATCACGCCGCAGTCAACGGCAAAGGTGAAATATATAACGCTCAATCCCCCGCCCAATTGCAAAGCGCATTGTCAGGGTCGATACGTAACATTATTTCCTCTCTTGGAAGTGCGTCCGGCGTAACTTTCAACAGTGCAACCCTTGAATCCGACAGTCTGATCTTTAGTGCACTGTTCAACTCCACATCCTGGAGTGGCAACGTGGAAGCCCGTGCCCTGAATCCGACCAATGGTTCCATTGCGACAACGAGATCGTGGAGCGCCGCAGACGAACTGGAGAATCAGTTGCCATCTAACAGGGTTATTCTGACCTACAGCAATGACGGAAACGATGGTGTCGCTTTCCAGTGGGCCAACCTCGACACTGGCCAGCAGGCGGACTTATCGATGGGGCCGGGTGGTAGCGCTGATGACTTGGGTGATGAGCGGGTCGCTTACCTCCGCGGTGCCACCACTCTGGAAGGCCAGCAGTTCCGGAATCGAGATCGCAAGCTCGGGGATATCGTTAATTCCACCCCGTTATTTGTTGGGCCTCCCCGTATGAACTGGCCAGATGCAGAACCTTTTGGGACTGAAGCATTGCGTTACTCTGCATTCAGAGGGAATGCGACAAATGTTGCACGGACAGCAATGGTTTACGTCGGAGCCAACGACGGGATGCTGCATGGCTTCAAGGCCGTTGAGAGTTCCGCCGACGGTGGTGGTGACGAGTTGCTGGCCTATGTGCCTCGCTCGATCTTCTCCGCTTCGGAGAATGAAGGCCTGCACTATCTGACAGATCCGGCTTATCGCCATCGTTACTACGTCGATCTCTCGCCGCAGGCTGTGGATGTGTTCATGCCGTCAACCGCTGGTGGCACTGAGGCGTGGAGAACCGTGTTGATTGGCGGACTGCGCGGCGGCGGCGCGGGCTTGTTCGCACTGGATATCACCAATCCGGCCAACTTTTCCGAAGCGAACGCCGGCGACTTGGTGCTCTGGGAGTTTGACGATAGCGATCTGGCGCAGCTGAATTATCAGCTGGAGCAGCCGGTGGCCGTCATGATGAACAACGACCGGTGGGCTCTTGTAATGGGTAATGGTTTTAATAACGGTGACGGAACCAACTCTGCGGATGATGAAACGGGCTTGCTGATTCTTTATATGGATGGAGGCCTGGATGGCACTTGGACCGCTGGCACTGACTACAAGTTCATCAAGGTAGGAGACACTGGTGGGTTGGGCGCCGTCAATGCCATTGATACCGATGGGGATCGTGTCGTTGATCGTATCTACGGTGGAGATTTGGAGGGCAATCTCTGGGCATTCGATGTCAGCAGTTCTAACGCTGGGCAATGGGGATCGGCTTTCGCGGTAACCGGGGCTGATGCCGGCCCCGTGCCTTTGTTCACGGCACCGCTTGTCGACAGCGATGGGGATGGCACAGTCGATACACCGCAGCCCATCGCCATGCGCCCGCTGGTGTTGAGAAATACACTGTCTCCGCCGGAAACAGAAGGTGGTTCAGGGGAAGACTTCCTGATTTACTTTAGCACCGGGAAATACTTTGAAAACGGCGACTTGACTGATAATTCTGCGCAAGCGATGTACGGGGTATGGGATCGAGGTGACTCGTCTTTAACCAAAGATGACCTCCAGCAGCAGGTGATTGTGACAAGTGGAAATCTAAGAAATATCACAGGTGGCACCATTGACTGGGCGGGAGAAACTGAACGGGAATACGGCTGGTTCATGAACCTTCCGGAAGCCGGAGAGCGAGGACTGAATTCGCCCAAGTTCCGTGGCGAAGTTCTGTTCTTCGAAACCTATACGCCAAACAGCGATGCCTGTGCATCCGGAGGTAGCAGCTGGTTTATGTCGGTCAGTATGGATGGGGTCGAGCCACCTTTTGCCGTATTCGATGCGAATAATGACGGAAACATCACGTCGGATGACGGGACCTACGCAGGTCAGAGAATTTCGGATAGTTCCACTGGGGCCACCGGTATTCTGGGCAATAGCCAGTACTTCCAGAATATAAATGGCGAACCCGATCAGCGAGAGGTTAATTATGGCGAAGACACAAACCGGGCTGGTCGTCTTGGCTGGCGTGAGATAATGGACCTCTAA
- a CDS encoding type IV pilin protein, whose product MHYKKTKGFTLIELMIVVAIIGIIAAIAYPSYLEQVKSTRRGDAQGALMSFASAMERYYTQNGDYLGAAGSGSAISATLTAPNASVFPSEAPVDGSTKFYDLRVYDLQSNSFILRAIPKGAQAGDGFLQLSSTGARAWDQNNASGIEAGEDTWSK is encoded by the coding sequence ATGCATTACAAGAAAACGAAAGGTTTTACGTTGATTGAACTGATGATCGTGGTGGCGATCATCGGCATCATTGCTGCGATTGCCTATCCCAGTTATCTGGAGCAGGTAAAAAGCACGAGGCGAGGCGACGCGCAGGGGGCTCTCATGTCCTTTGCCAGCGCAATGGAGCGGTATTATACCCAGAATGGCGATTATCTCGGGGCGGCGGGTAGCGGTAGCGCGATCAGTGCGACACTCACGGCTCCCAATGCGAGCGTCTTCCCAAGCGAAGCTCCTGTGGATGGCAGTACCAAGTTTTATGATCTTCGGGTTTACGACTTGCAAAGCAACTCTTTTATTTTGAGAGCTATACCAAAAGGGGCACAGGCCGGAGACGGCTTCCTGCAATTATCCTCCACTGGCGCCCGTGCATGGGACCAGAATAACGCAAGTGGGATAGAGGCAGGCGAAGATACCTGGTCGAAGTAA
- a CDS encoding GspH/FimT family pseudopilin: MNSNNRIGGFTLLELLITLVIVSAIATFAIPSMGRLVKNAQRHTAVSDMIALVNLARNSAIMAQTTVTVCPLDENDECANDWSGEITVFRDPGASKTLGNAGQIIRIAPPSHGGQWIANTSSRPYFRFMPTGIANYAIGNMIWCPSNGDMTIARQLVINRGGRVRQSIDQDGDGIVENSNGNPIDCS; encoded by the coding sequence ATGAATTCCAACAACCGGATTGGCGGCTTCACTCTTTTGGAGTTGCTGATTACGCTCGTCATTGTGTCAGCAATAGCAACCTTCGCGATTCCGTCCATGGGTCGACTCGTAAAGAATGCCCAGCGGCATACGGCCGTCAGCGACATGATCGCTCTTGTTAACCTAGCAAGAAATAGCGCCATCATGGCGCAGACGACTGTGACCGTTTGCCCTCTGGACGAGAACGACGAATGCGCTAACGATTGGTCTGGCGAGATAACGGTTTTCCGGGATCCAGGAGCCAGTAAAACACTGGGTAACGCCGGACAAATAATTCGAATCGCCCCCCCTTCCCATGGCGGACAATGGATTGCAAACACCTCTTCACGCCCCTACTTTCGATTCATGCCCACAGGAATCGCAAATTATGCTATCGGGAATATGATCTGGTGTCCCTCAAATGGAGATATGACGATCGCCCGACAACTTGTAATCAACAGGGGAGGCAGGGTACGTCAATCCATTGATCAGGATGGGGATGGAATAGTCGAGAATAGCAATGGAAACCCCATCGACTGCAGCTAA
- a CDS encoding sigma-54-dependent transcriptional regulator, translating to MTTHSALIVDDEPDIRDLLEITLTRMGIKAMTAPDLGGARKLLEENSFHLCLTDMNLPDGNGIELVQWIQQHASATPVAVITAYGNMDTAIESLKAGAFDFVSKPVELPRLRELVSSALKLSQPKAEQDDGEDEPGLLLGNSPQIRKLRNQTRKLARSQAPVFISGESGSGKELVARMIHLQGPRRDGPFIAVNCGAIPSELMESEFFGHKKGSFTGAVENKDGLFRSANGGTLFLDEVADLPLAMQVKLLRAIQEKAVRPVGDTKEVPVDIRVLSATHKHLPELVQEGSFRQDLFYRINVIELAVPPLRERADDISLLADHILERIAREYECEPATLTSKALERLQSYDFPGNVRELENALERAFTLCDDDAIDADDLHLGNGMQPSTPAAVLSGGNGTTDGKSIQVPEGEIDLEGYLETIERQTIEKALEATRWNKTAAAKRLGISFRALRYRLKKLGME from the coding sequence ATGACTACGCACTCTGCTCTGATTGTTGATGACGAACCAGACATTCGGGATCTGCTCGAAATTACGCTGACCCGAATGGGCATCAAGGCCATGACGGCTCCAGACCTAGGTGGCGCGCGAAAGCTGCTGGAAGAAAATAGCTTCCATCTCTGCCTCACCGATATGAACCTTCCCGACGGAAATGGCATTGAGCTCGTGCAGTGGATCCAGCAACACGCATCGGCAACACCGGTTGCCGTGATTACCGCCTACGGCAACATGGATACGGCAATCGAGTCCCTGAAGGCGGGCGCGTTTGATTTTGTCTCCAAACCTGTGGAACTGCCGAGGTTGCGTGAACTGGTGAGCAGTGCACTGAAACTGTCTCAACCCAAGGCAGAACAGGACGATGGAGAGGATGAGCCAGGCCTGTTACTGGGCAACTCTCCTCAAATCCGGAAGCTGCGGAACCAGACAAGAAAACTGGCAAGAAGTCAGGCACCGGTGTTCATCAGCGGGGAATCGGGCAGCGGTAAGGAACTGGTTGCGAGGATGATCCACCTCCAGGGGCCGCGCCGGGATGGGCCCTTCATTGCCGTCAACTGCGGTGCTATTCCGTCCGAACTCATGGAAAGTGAATTCTTCGGCCACAAAAAAGGCAGCTTTACCGGCGCAGTGGAAAACAAGGACGGTCTGTTCCGCTCTGCCAACGGGGGAACGCTCTTTCTTGACGAGGTGGCCGACCTGCCACTCGCAATGCAGGTCAAGTTGCTACGGGCGATCCAGGAAAAGGCGGTCAGACCGGTTGGCGACACCAAAGAAGTTCCTGTAGATATCCGCGTGCTCAGCGCGACCCATAAACACCTGCCGGAACTGGTTCAGGAAGGTAGTTTCCGGCAGGACCTTTTCTACCGGATTAACGTCATTGAGCTTGCCGTGCCGCCACTTCGGGAACGGGCCGATGACATTAGCCTGCTGGCTGACCACATTCTTGAGAGAATTGCACGGGAATACGAGTGTGAGCCCGCGACTCTGACATCGAAGGCTCTGGAACGACTTCAGAGCTACGACTTCCCCGGCAACGTCCGGGAGCTTGAGAACGCCCTGGAACGCGCGTTCACCTTGTGTGACGACGACGCGATCGATGCTGACGACCTTCATCTTGGTAATGGCATGCAGCCGTCAACGCCGGCGGCGGTACTGAGCGGCGGTAATGGTACAACGGATGGAAAAAGCATTCAGGTGCCCGAGGGCGAAATTGACCTTGAGGGGTATCTTGAGACCATCGAACGGCAGACAATTGAAAAGGCCCTCGAGGCTACCCGCTGGAACAAGACGGCGGCGGCAAAGAGGCTGGGGATTAGTTTCCGGGCTCTTAGATATCGGTTGAAGAAGTTGGGGATGGAGTAA
- a CDS encoding sensor histidine kinase: MAVEQASLANASAQTPSDQQQVKLFRVYNHYRLVVSLMLLGLLFVDPANFDTRFRLLDYYQAGVAGYLGLNTFIALIIFAGFRPSQRHITLSILLDILVMHWLLFTSTGITNGLANLVIVSVAAGNILTPSRLGIFYAALAALCSLGISGWAVLTLGESGDDIVRAGSLGILYFATAFALQYISRRMMRSEALASSRAQSIAELEQINQQIIQRMRTGILVLDRYGQIRLANAAAEELLFGAPTKDSGQSVTPRILPQPLKLGLESWMKDPTRRIEPFQPFPTSPALQANFTQLDQNRGDQILVFIEDMSKVTQQAQQMKLASLGRLTAGIAHEIRNPLGAISHAAQLMEESPHLDQGDHQMLDIIRRHSRRVNGIVENVLDLSRRRAAHTDLIKVEPWLEEFKADYLQTQDEVAAHSIIDLTVDPDVPLARFDKSQIEQVMVNLCDNGLRYSHQQTGERKISLHAGATVDGERAYVEVRDSGPGIAPEHQNSVFEPFFTTDKSGTGLGLYLARELCEANQAHLSLVEDNQPGCCFRLTFAHPGRLI; encoded by the coding sequence ATGGCAGTAGAACAAGCTTCACTGGCGAATGCCAGCGCACAAACGCCTTCAGACCAGCAGCAGGTAAAGCTGTTTCGCGTTTATAATCACTACCGGCTGGTCGTCAGCCTGATGCTGCTGGGCCTGCTTTTTGTGGACCCCGCCAATTTCGATACCCGGTTCCGGTTACTGGACTATTATCAGGCGGGCGTCGCCGGCTATCTGGGCCTGAACACGTTCATTGCCCTGATCATCTTCGCTGGTTTCAGGCCCAGTCAGCGCCACATCACGCTCTCGATCCTGCTGGACATTCTGGTGATGCACTGGCTCTTGTTCACCAGTACCGGCATCACCAACGGGCTTGCTAACCTGGTCATTGTTTCCGTTGCCGCAGGGAACATTCTGACCCCCAGCCGGCTGGGGATTTTCTACGCCGCACTTGCCGCCCTCTGTTCGTTGGGAATTTCCGGCTGGGCGGTGCTGACTCTGGGTGAGTCGGGTGATGATATTGTTCGAGCCGGCTCCCTCGGCATCCTGTACTTTGCGACCGCGTTTGCCCTGCAATATATCTCCCGGCGCATGATGCGCAGTGAAGCCCTGGCCAGCAGCCGTGCCCAAAGCATCGCCGAGCTCGAGCAGATCAATCAGCAGATTATCCAGCGCATGCGAACCGGCATTCTGGTTCTGGACCGATATGGCCAGATACGGTTGGCCAACGCTGCTGCAGAAGAACTTCTGTTTGGGGCGCCTACAAAAGATAGCGGTCAATCGGTCACTCCCCGGATTCTGCCCCAACCGCTGAAGCTTGGACTGGAATCCTGGATGAAAGACCCCACTCGCCGAATCGAGCCGTTCCAGCCCTTTCCTACCTCCCCCGCTCTCCAGGCTAACTTTACACAGCTGGACCAGAATCGTGGTGACCAGATACTCGTTTTTATTGAGGACATGAGCAAAGTCACCCAGCAGGCACAACAGATGAAACTGGCCTCTCTCGGGCGCCTGACCGCGGGTATCGCGCACGAGATACGCAATCCCCTGGGCGCAATCAGTCACGCGGCCCAGCTCATGGAAGAATCGCCTCACCTTGACCAGGGTGACCACCAGATGCTGGATATCATCCGTCGCCACTCCCGCCGAGTGAACGGCATCGTGGAAAATGTCCTCGACCTTTCCCGTCGGCGCGCCGCCCATACCGACCTCATCAAGGTCGAGCCATGGCTGGAGGAATTCAAGGCGGACTACCTTCAGACCCAGGACGAGGTTGCCGCCCACTCCATCATCGACCTTACCGTGGATCCTGATGTGCCCTTGGCACGGTTCGACAAGAGTCAGATCGAGCAGGTCATGGTAAACCTCTGCGATAACGGACTGCGCTACAGCCATCAGCAAACGGGCGAGCGTAAGATCTCGCTTCACGCTGGCGCAACGGTGGACGGCGAGCGGGCCTACGTTGAGGTCCGGGATTCGGGTCCGGGTATAGCGCCTGAGCACCAGAATTCAGTCTTCGAACCCTTTTTCACCACCGACAAGAGCGGAACAGGCCTTGGCCTTTATCTGGCCCGGGAACTGTGCGAGGCTAATCAAGCCCATCTTTCTCTGGTGGAAGACAACCAGCCGGGCTGCTGCTTCCGCCTTACTTTTGCCCATCCGGGGCGGCTCATCTGA